Within the Senegalia massiliensis genome, the region CAAGCCATAATGAATGATAAAAGTAGAGATGAAATATTAGAATTAAGTAAGCGATTAGATACACTAATAAGTTTATATTATAGAAAGAAATAGAATAAGGATAGATAATTTTATCTATCCTTATTCTATTTCTTAAGAAAATCTTAAATTATCATTAAAATAGTTTATTCTAAACAATCTATAGTGTATAATAATATTTGAATAATTTATAAGGAGAATTTTATGTGGGAATTAATTGATTTATTAAAAAGGGAACTAGCGGTTATAATAGTTGGTGCTACACCTATATTTGAGCTTAGAGGTGCAATACCACTTGGAGTAAGTATGGGTTTTACACCAATTCAAAGTACTATATTATCTATAATAGGTAACATATTACCTATTCCATTTTTACTTTTACTGTTAAAACCAATATTTAAATTTTTAAGAAGATATGATAAGTTTGACAAGATTATAGAATGGATAGAAAACAGAACTCTTAGAAGAAGTAAAAGAATGAAAAAATATACTTTACTAGGATTATATTTACTTGTGGCAGTACCACTTCCTACTACTGGAGCTTATACTGGTTCTTTAGCAGCATCTTTATTTAATATAAGATTTAAATTTGCATTTCCAACAATTGTAGCTGGTGTAATTACAGCAGGTATTATAATGTATATATTAAGTTCAATAGGAGTAATGGTACTTGTATAATAAAAATTAATTGACTAATAATAAATTATATGTTAATATTTATATGTTAATTTAATAATTCTTGATTGCCTTATCAAGAGTGGTGGAGGGATAGGCCCTATGAAACCCGGCAACCGGTGAAAAATCGGTGCTAAATCCTACAAAGCAAAAGCTTTGGAAGATGAGGAAGATGTGTAATTATACCTCTTCTTTTGAAGAGGTTTTTATTTTACAAAAAAAGGATAATGTGAGACTAAGAAGCGTCCCAATGTTTCACAACGAGGAGGAAAAAAATGAGAAAATGGCTTTTTACGTCAGAATCTGTTACTGAAGGACATCCTGACAAAATTTGTGATCAAATATCGGATTCAATTTTAGATGCTATATTAAAAGACGATCCTAATGCTAGAGTTGCTTGTGAAACTACTGTAACTACTGGTCTTGTACTTGTATCTGGTGAAATAACTACAAATACTTATGTAGATATTCCAAAAGTAGTTAGAAAAACAGTTGAAGAAATAGGCTATACTCGTGCAAAATATGGATTTGATTCTGAAACTTGTGCTGTACTTACTTCTATTGATGAACAATCTCCTGATATTGCTATGGGTGTAAATGAATCTCTTGAAAAGAGAAAGGGAGAAAATGGAGAAGAGTTACCTCATACAGGTGCAGGAGATCAAGGTATTATGTTTGGTTTTGCTTGTGATGAGACAGAAGAATTAATGCCACTACCTATTTCACTTGCTCATAAATTAGCTAGAAGACTTTCTGAAGTTAGAAAAAGTGGAAGATTAGATTATCTTCGTCCAGATGGAAAAACTCAAGTAACTATAG harbors:
- a CDS encoding COG2426 family protein translates to MWELIDLLKRELAVIIVGATPIFELRGAIPLGVSMGFTPIQSTILSIIGNILPIPFLLLLLKPIFKFLRRYDKFDKIIEWIENRTLRRSKRMKKYTLLGLYLLVAVPLPTTGAYTGSLAASLFNIRFKFAFPTIVAGVITAGIIMYILSSIGVMVLV
- a CDS encoding aspartyl-phosphate phosphatase Spo0E family protein, whose translation is MVASFIDENKSLKEEIEVLRYRLHQAIMNDKSRDEILELSKRLDTLISLYYRKK